Below is a genomic region from Dehalococcoidales bacterium.
ATGCGACGCTCCTCCCCGGTGAAGATATTGTAGGTAAGGACACTATCCCCGGAAATCTCCCTTACCCAGGTGTGTGGAGTAAGCACAACCCCTTTGCTGAAGAGGCGCTGGTAGAGAATCTGCTTGGTGCATGGTTCCAGCGTGGCCCCGCAGTGGTACTCCCGGGATATCACCTCAACCCTCTTACCGAGGTCGGCCAGGAAGTCGGCGGTGCTCAACGCCTGAATATGCTCGTCACCCCCGATGATGACTACATTGTCTCCTGCAGCAACGTCGCCGCGGAGAACCTGGCGGGTTTCGCAGACATTGTCGCTATCCATACCGGGAATATCAGGGATATACGGAACGGAACCGGTAGCGATGACGACAGCATCCGGGGCCTGCTGGAGGACCGTGTCTACAGTTACCTCGGATTCCAGGTGGACATCAATATCGAGCAGCTTCATCTGGTATGTATAGTACCGTCCGAGGTCAAGGAAGCCATCTCTTCCCGGGGCTTTGGCGGCAACAAGTGTCAGCCCACCAAGCTCAAAACCACGCTCATAGAGGGACACTTCGTGACCCCTCAGGGCGGCCACACGTGCTGCCTCCAGGCCAGCCGGACCGCCGCCAATCACCATGACCCGTTTCTTGTCAGGTGCCGGGATAAGCTCTCCCCAGCCGGTTACTCCCTCCAGGCCCACTGCCGGGTTCATGGTGCACGTCATACCGACATTCATACCGATGACAAGGTCGCGTGTTCCCCGTGCCCAGCAGCCCTCGTTGCAACCGATACACCGCCTTATCTCGTCTACCCGGCCTTCCTGACTCTTGTTGGCGAATTCCGGGTCGGCGATGAAGGCGCGTACCATGCTAACCATATCCGCCTGCCCGCTGGCCAGAATCTGTTCCGCCTGAACGGGGTCGGTTATCCTTCCCCGGGCGAATACGGGTATATCCACGACCTGTTTGGTGGCTGCGGCAGCATACACGAAAGAGCTGAGCGGAAAATACATGGGGTCGATGACGGTAGCCGTGGAGGTATAGGTGCCGACGCTGATGTTCAGGTAGTCCAGCTTGCCATCCCTGGTCAGGAGCGGGGCTATCTTCAAGAAGTCGTCAAGGGTATAGCTGCCTTCAACAAACTCCTCGGCATTGACCCTGAGACCGACCACGAAATCTTCACCCGCCGCGTCTCTGACGGCACTGATGACCTCCAGCGGGAATCGCATCCGGTTCTCCAGGCTGCCGCCGTATTCATCCGTACGCTGGTTGAAGAACGGGGACATAAACTCGGAAATCAGGTACCCGTGAGAACCGTGGATACCGACGCCGTCCGCGCCGGCTTCCTTGGCCACTGCGGCAGCATAGGCATAGGCTTCAACAGTCTGCTTTATCTCGTCCCTGGTCATCTCGTGGCTGATACGACGTTCCAGGAGCATGTTGGGCATCAGCATACTGGATGGGGCCCAGGCAACCTCCATCCCCCCTGACAGGCCCTCCTGTCCACCGGAATGGGCAATCTGGCAGATTAAGCCCGCCCCGTACTCGTGTACGGCATCAGCCGCCTGCTTGAAAGCCGCAACCGCACCCGGCTGCCGGAAGATATTCCTCCTGGGGTCAATAGACGTCAGATACGTGCCGATAAGGCCGATGCCACCCTTTGCCTTGGCGACCCAGTAGTTGATGAGCCTTTCGCCGGGCAGGCCGGTGAGTCGTTCGGGATAGCCCATGGGGTAGTGCGGGCTGCTGAAAATCCGGTTCCTGACTGTCAGCGGGCCGATTTTGATTGGTGAAAAGAGGGTCTTAAACTCCTGCGCCATTATGTTCCTCCTTAATTGTCATCCCCGCAATCTGTGGCGGGAGTGTCGCTCCAATAGTGGTTTTCTGAACAGGAGATTCAACCTGATTCCGCTCTGGTCCCGTTCCAGGCGTGCATGAAGAACTGCTTCATATCATCGGCCGAAACCGGGTATTGAGTTATTGTACAGGTCACATCATGGCTGGTCAAGCAGATGATCGAGGGCGTAGACAGGCACTATATCGAGGGATAAGTGTATTCACACGGCAATATTCAGGGCGGATGGGAGCAGACTGAAGCGAGCCGGAGCCTCCCCGAGAAGCTCACCATCCGCCTGCAGAAATATCCGCTGCCTGGACTCTACCTCTACCTTTCTGGCCCTGGTCATGGTTACCTTGGGGTGTGTCAGGTGCGTGCCTTTGTAGATTCGCGGAAGTGACCACAGCAGGTCCGGTTTGCTCAGGTCATCTATCGTTAGAACGTCAAGCAGTCCGTCCGTGGGGTCGGCATCCGGTGCCACAAGCATGCTTCCCCCACCGTATTTTCCGTTGCTTGCAACTACAGAACAGACCCTTTTCTCCTGCACCTGACCGTCCAGCTTCAGGGTTATATCTCTGTTCCTGTAGCAGAGGAGGGTGGTCAACAACCCCAGCAGATATGCCGGCAGACCACCGAGGGCTTTATACTTCTGTGTGGTTGCGCGGACTACTTCAGCATCGAAACCCAACCCGGCGAAGTTGACGAAAAGCCGCTTCACCTGGTCACCGTTGTTGGCATACTCAACAACTCCAATATCCACCTGGAGCTTCGTTGGATTCAGCAGTCGTTGGCAGGCGTCCACGTAGTGGGGAGGAATGCCAATGGTGCGGACGTAGTCACTGCCTGTCCCGGTACTGATGATGCCCAGAGTTACGTCCTTAATAGCGCCGCTGTCGTAGAGACCATTGACTACCTCGTTTATCGTGCCATCCCCGCCGACGCATACTACGAGTTCATAACCTTTCCTGACCGCTGCTCTGGCCAGCTCGATGGCGTGCTTGGGAGCCTCGGTGATATCGTGTTCAAAGCGCAGTCCGATGCTCTTCAGCAGGTCACTGATATGTGGCCAATTTTTGAACGTCCTGCCGGCTCCGGCAACAGGGTTAACGATGAGTTTCGTGTGTAGCAAATGCAGTATCCCCCCGAATGTTTCTACTTGTAGTCAGCCCCTGACCGTTCACGCGGCCATTCTCCAATCGCGGTGAAGCCTCCCGGCCCTCATCGCTCATGTCACTAACAATATATCCAGGGCACCCGGTTGTCAATCTCTATACCGGTGTCCAGGACATACTATACACTTTTGAGGTTACGGGTACGGTGAGTATATTAGAGAGACCCTGAGATTACTCGATATTGACCGAGATCACCTGGAGTAGAGGAAATCGCCAACTGGACCAGTATGGACTACCGCACATGACCTCAACCCTCAAGAGTCATCACATTTCTCGTACCGGACGATTGCATCAGACCTTCTTGCGTTTCCACCTGCCGAGTCGGAAATATATTACGTAGGCAACTGCCCCCGCAACCATACCGACCACCATAGCCCACCGCACCCCATAGACGCCGAAATCGGTAACGCGTGGCAGCAGCAACGATAGGGGTATTTGCACTACCCAGATGGTTAGCAGGGTAGCCAGCATCGGTGGTACAGTGTCACCAACCCCGGAGAGGCATTGCCCCATTACCGCATTCAGTCCCAGCACCAGGTAACCAACCGCCGCTATCCTCAGAAAGCTGCTGGCCAGTTTCATTAACTCAGGCTCGGTGTTGAAGATGCCCACTACCCGTTCAGCCCACAGCAGTATTACCACCGCACAGGCGACCATGAAGCCCTCCCCCAGCCCAACTGCCAACCAGCTAGTCTTCTCCGCCCGCCCGGGTTGACCTGCCCCCAGGTTCTGCCCCGCCAGCACTCCAGCACCGACACCCAGCCCCATAATCGGGAAGAATAGCTGGACCTCAATCCTCTGTCCCAGGCTGTGAGCCGCCACAGCCACAGTGCCGAAGGGAACCATAATCCACATCAACGCAAAGTGACCAAGAGACCTTCCCATACCGGTGAAAGAGGCAGGAATGCCAACCTTCACTATGCGCCATATCGTACCAGGGTCGAGACGAAAATCACCCAGGGTCAGTCGCAGCCGCGTCCGTCCACTGAGCAGAATCCACAGTCCGAATGCCATTCCCAGGCTCTGGGAAATAACATTGGTCAGCGCTGCGCCACTGACGCCCAGACGGGGAAATATCCACCAGCCCAGCACGAGGAAGGGGCAAAGGGCTACATGGAAGAGTCTGAAGGAGACGGCTATCTTCATCGGAGTCATTGAATCCCCCGAGGCTTGCATGATTCCCTCAGTCATCATCCGAAAGGACATAGCCAGTGAGCCCACGAGCAATATACGCAGGTAAGCTGCACCCTCAGAAACGACTTCTGCTTCCATCCCCATCAAGGTTAGTAACGTTTCGGCAAAGAAGATACCTGCCGCCATCAGGACTATGGCGAAACTGGCGCTGAGAACGAAGGCCTGTCTGGCTACATGATTGGCACCGCTGGCGTCCCCTTCGCCAATGAAGCGAGCGATCATGGCTCTCGCGCCAACGACAAAACCCATCATCGCCGAGTTCACCAGCATAACGGCGGTACCGGCAACACCCACCCCGGCGATAGAGGCAGTTCCCAGCTTGCCCACCCATATCATGTCAATCGTCGGGCCCAACATGTTGAGAGTACTGCTTATCATCATGGGCCAGGACAACCGTAAAAGGTTGCCAACGATGCTGCCTTTTGTCAGGTCCCTGTCAAATGCCGCTGGTCTGCTCATTTACCAATACTGCTTCTCTGAATCTGTCCACGAATTTGCTGCCAGTATCCGCCCCGGACAGTACCGTTCCACTATATCCACGTTTCCCGAGAACATGACCCAATACTAGCATATCTTCGTCACCTTGTACCTGTGGAGCACTATTGGGTGTGCTGGCGTATCGGCAAGACTTGACAGGGAAAGA
It encodes:
- a CDS encoding FAD-dependent oxidoreductase, which encodes MAQEFKTLFSPIKIGPLTVRNRIFSSPHYPMGYPERLTGLPGERLINYWVAKAKGGIGLIGTYLTSIDPRRNIFRQPGAVAAFKQAADAVHEYGAGLICQIAHSGGQEGLSGGMEVAWAPSSMLMPNMLLERRISHEMTRDEIKQTVEAYAYAAAVAKEAGADGVGIHGSHGYLISEFMSPFFNQRTDEYGGSLENRMRFPLEVISAVRDAAGEDFVVGLRVNAEEFVEGSYTLDDFLKIAPLLTRDGKLDYLNISVGTYTSTATVIDPMYFPLSSFVYAAAATKQVVDIPVFARGRITDPVQAEQILASGQADMVSMVRAFIADPEFANKSQEGRVDEIRRCIGCNEGCWARGTRDLVIGMNVGMTCTMNPAVGLEGVTGWGELIPAPDKKRVMVIGGGPAGLEAARVAALRGHEVSLYERGFELGGLTLVAAKAPGRDGFLDLGRYYTYQMKLLDIDVHLESEVTVDTVLQQAPDAVVIATGSVPYIPDIPGMDSDNVCETRQVLRGDVAAGDNVVIIGGDEHIQALSTADFLADLGKRVEVISREYHCGATLEPCTKQILYQRLFSKGVVLTPHTWVREISGDSVLTYNIFTGEERRIRGVDTVVIACGGQEDNALYHALKDRVKEIHLAGDVHGVRRVHDATREGATAGRLL
- a CDS encoding diacylglycerol kinase family protein — translated: MLHTKLIVNPVAGAGRTFKNWPHISDLLKSIGLRFEHDITEAPKHAIELARAAVRKGYELVVCVGGDGTINEVVNGLYDSGAIKDVTLGIISTGTGSDYVRTIGIPPHYVDACQRLLNPTKLQVDIGVVEYANNGDQVKRLFVNFAGLGFDAEVVRATTQKYKALGGLPAYLLGLLTTLLCYRNRDITLKLDGQVQEKRVCSVVASNGKYGGGSMLVAPDADPTDGLLDVLTIDDLSKPDLLWSLPRIYKGTHLTHPKVTMTRARKVEVESRQRIFLQADGELLGEAPARFSLLPSALNIAV
- a CDS encoding MATE family efflux transporter, giving the protein MSRPAAFDRDLTKGSIVGNLLRLSWPMMISSTLNMLGPTIDMIWVGKLGTASIAGVGVAGTAVMLVNSAMMGFVVGARAMIARFIGEGDASGANHVARQAFVLSASFAIVLMAAGIFFAETLLTLMGMEAEVVSEGAAYLRILLVGSLAMSFRMMTEGIMQASGDSMTPMKIAVSFRLFHVALCPFLVLGWWIFPRLGVSGAALTNVISQSLGMAFGLWILLSGRTRLRLTLGDFRLDPGTIWRIVKVGIPASFTGMGRSLGHFALMWIMVPFGTVAVAAHSLGQRIEVQLFFPIMGLGVGAGVLAGQNLGAGQPGRAEKTSWLAVGLGEGFMVACAVVILLWAERVVGIFNTEPELMKLASSFLRIAAVGYLVLGLNAVMGQCLSGVGDTVPPMLATLLTIWVVQIPLSLLLPRVTDFGVYGVRWAMVVGMVAGAVAYVIYFRLGRWKRKKV